Proteins co-encoded in one Candidatus Stoquefichus sp. SB1 genomic window:
- the fusA gene encoding elongation factor G gives MAREFSLENTRNIGIMAHIDAGKTTTTERVLYYTGKIHKIGETHDGASQMDWMEQEQERGITITSAATTAQWNGHRVNIIDTPGHVDFTVEVERSLRVLDGAVTVLDSKAGVEPQTETVWRQATTYGVPRIVFCNKMDATGADFIMSVESIGKRLDANAVAIQLPIGAEDTFEGLIDLIKMQAVHFEGTKGENVVYSEIPENMKAQAEEYRQKMIEAAASFDDDLMMKVLEEDDSITEEEIKAAIRKGVLAVELFPVLCGSAYKDKGVQCMLDAVIDFLPAPTDVPSIKGEDEDGNEVERHPSDDEPFSALAFKIMADPFVGKLTFFRVYSGTVASGSYILNSTKDKKERLGRILQMHANTRKEIDEVYAGDIAAAVGFKNTTTGDTICDEKNFIILEKMEFPEPVIELAIEPKTKQDQDKLSNGLSRLAEEDPTFRVTTNPETGDTIIAGVGELHLDVIVDRLKREFKVEANVGAPQVAYRETIRQTAECEGKFVRQSGGRGQYGHVWIKFEPNEGKGFEFVDAVVGGTVPREYISSVRVGLEDALQNGMIAGYPVLDIKATLFDGSYHDVDSSEMAYKVAASLALKAAGKKCDPVILEPIMAVEITAPSEYLGSVMGDISSRRGMIEGQEERGNAVTVQASVPLSEMFGYVTDLRSFTQGRGNYTMQFDRYEPVPKSIKEEIIKKNGGNN, from the coding sequence ATGGCTCGTGAATTTTCGTTAGAAAACACTCGTAATATTGGAATCATGGCTCATATTGATGCTGGTAAAACAACAACAACTGAACGTGTTCTTTATTACACAGGAAAAATTCATAAGATTGGTGAAACACATGATGGTGCTTCACAAATGGACTGGATGGAGCAAGAACAAGAACGTGGTATCACAATCACTTCTGCAGCAACAACTGCACAGTGGAATGGACACCGTGTTAATATTATTGATACTCCGGGCCATGTAGACTTCACTGTAGAAGTAGAACGTTCATTACGTGTACTTGATGGTGCGGTTACTGTATTAGACTCTAAGGCTGGAGTTGAACCTCAAACTGAAACAGTTTGGCGTCAAGCAACAACTTATGGAGTACCTAGAATTGTATTCTGTAATAAAATGGATGCAACTGGTGCAGACTTTATTATGTCAGTAGAATCAATTGGTAAGAGATTGGATGCAAATGCTGTTGCTATTCAATTACCAATCGGTGCTGAAGATACATTCGAAGGATTAATTGACTTAATCAAAATGCAAGCTGTTCATTTTGAAGGAACAAAAGGGGAAAACGTTGTTTATTCTGAAATTCCTGAAAATATGAAAGCACAAGCAGAAGAATATCGTCAAAAGATGATTGAAGCAGCTGCTTCATTCGATGATGATTTGATGATGAAGGTTTTAGAAGAAGATGACAGTATTACTGAAGAAGAAATCAAAGCTGCTATCCGTAAAGGTGTATTAGCTGTTGAATTATTCCCAGTATTATGTGGATCTGCATACAAAGATAAAGGTGTTCAATGTATGTTAGATGCTGTTATTGATTTCTTACCTGCACCAACTGATGTTCCATCAATTAAAGGTGAAGATGAAGATGGTAATGAAGTGGAAAGACATCCTAGTGATGATGAACCATTCTCAGCATTAGCATTCAAAATCATGGCTGATCCATTTGTTGGAAAATTAACTTTCTTCCGTGTTTATTCAGGAACTGTTGCATCAGGATCTTATATTTTAAACTCAACAAAAGATAAGAAAGAACGTTTAGGACGTATCTTACAGATGCATGCCAATACACGTAAAGAAATTGATGAAGTTTATGCTGGAGATATCGCTGCAGCAGTAGGTTTTAAAAATACAACAACTGGTGATACTATCTGTGATGAAAAGAATTTCATCATCTTAGAAAAAATGGAATTCCCAGAACCAGTTATTGAATTGGCTATTGAACCAAAAACAAAACAAGATCAAGATAAATTAAGTAATGGTTTATCTAGATTAGCTGAAGAAGATCCAACATTCAGAGTTACAACTAACCCTGAAACTGGTGATACAATTATCGCCGGAGTAGGTGAATTACACTTAGACGTTATCGTAGATCGTTTAAAAAGAGAATTCAAGGTTGAAGCAAATGTTGGTGCTCCTCAAGTTGCTTACAGAGAAACAATCAGACAAACTGCTGAATGTGAAGGTAAGTTCGTAAGACAATCAGGTGGTCGTGGGCAATATGGACACGTATGGATTAAATTTGAACCTAATGAAGGTAAAGGATTTGAATTCGTTGATGCCGTTGTTGGTGGAACAGTACCAAGAGAATATATTAGTTCTGTAAGAGTTGGACTTGAAGATGCATTACAAAATGGTATGATTGCTGGATATCCAGTTTTAGATATTAAAGCAACATTATTTGATGGTTCTTACCATGATGTCGATTCATCAGAAATGGCATATAAAGTGGCTGCAAGCTTAGCTTTAAAAGCTGCTGGTAAAAAATGTGATCCAGTTATCTTAGAACCAATCATGGCTGTAGAAATTACTGCACCATCTGAATATTTAGGAAGCGTTATGGGTGATATCTCATCTAGACGTGGAATGATTGAAGGACAAGAAGAAAGAGGAAACGCTGTAACTGTACAAGCAAGTGTACCTTTATCTGAAATGTTCGGTTATGTTACTGATTTAAGATCATTTACACAAGGTCGTGGAAACTACACTATGCAATTTGATCGTTATGAACCAGTACCAAAATCAATTAAAGAAGAAATTATCAAGAAAAACGGTGGAAACAATTAA
- the rpsG gene encoding 30S ribosomal protein S7 — MSRRGRVAKRDVLPDPIYNSKVVTKLINNIMLDGKKGVAQNILYEAFTKVEAKTGNPAMEVFDQAINNIMPVLELKVRRIGGANYQVPVEVSPERRMTLGLRWLVNYSRLRNEKNMVDRLANEIIDASNGTGASVKKKEDTHKMAEANKAFAHFRW; from the coding sequence ATGTCAAGAAGAGGACGCGTAGCAAAAAGAGATGTACTACCAGATCCAATTTATAATTCTAAGGTAGTTACAAAATTAATTAACAATATCATGCTTGATGGAAAAAAAGGTGTTGCTCAAAACATCTTATATGAAGCATTTACAAAAGTTGAAGCAAAAACTGGAAATCCAGCAATGGAAGTATTTGATCAAGCTATCAATAACATCATGCCTGTACTTGAATTAAAGGTAAGACGTATTGGTGGAGCTAACTATCAAGTACCAGTTGAAGTATCTCCAGAAAGAAGAATGACATTAGGATTAAGATGGTTAGTTAACTATTCTCGTTTAAGAAACGAAAAGAATATGGTTGATCGTCTTGCTAATGAAATCATTGATGCTTCTAATGGAACAGGAGCTTCTGTAAAGAAGAAAGAAGATACTCATAAAATGGCTGAAGCTAACAAAGCATTCGCACATTTCCGTTGGTAA
- the tuf gene encoding elongation factor Tu encodes MAKEKFDRSKAHVNIGTIGHVDHGKTTLTAAITTCLAKKGGADAMDYAAIDNAPEEKERGITINTSHVEYETETRHYAHVDCPGHADYIKNMITGAAQMDGAILVVAATDGPMPQTREHILLSRQVGVPYIIVFLNKCDMVDDDELIELVEMEVRELLNEYEFPGDDTPIIRGSALKALEGDPKWTPAIDELMEAVDTYIPTPTRDTDKPFLMPVEDVFTITGRGTVATGRVERGQLKLNDELEIVGIHDTQKTVATGIEMFRKLLDYAESGDNVGVLLRGINREEIQRGQVLAKPGSVHPHKKFKSQVYILSKDEGGRHTPFFANYRPQFYFRTTDVTGVIELAEGVEMVMPGDNVELTVELIAPIAIEKGTKFSIREGGRTVGSGNISEIIE; translated from the coding sequence ATGGCTAAAGAAAAATTTGACCGCTCTAAAGCGCATGTAAATATCGGAACTATTGGTCACGTTGACCATGGAAAAACTACTTTAACAGCTGCTATCACTACTTGTTTAGCAAAAAAAGGTGGAGCTGATGCAATGGATTACGCTGCAATTGACAACGCTCCAGAAGAAAAAGAACGTGGAATTACAATCAATACATCTCACGTTGAATACGAAACTGAAACTCGTCACTATGCACACGTTGACTGTCCAGGCCATGCTGACTACATCAAAAACATGATCACTGGTGCAGCACAAATGGATGGTGCTATCTTAGTAGTTGCTGCTACTGATGGACCTATGCCTCAAACAAGAGAACATATCTTATTATCTCGTCAAGTAGGTGTACCATACATCATCGTATTCTTAAATAAATGTGATATGGTTGATGATGATGAATTAATCGAATTAGTTGAAATGGAAGTTCGTGAATTATTAAATGAATATGAATTCCCAGGAGATGATACTCCAATCATCCGTGGATCAGCTTTAAAAGCATTAGAAGGAGATCCAAAATGGACTCCAGCTATCGATGAATTAATGGAAGCTGTAGATACTTATATTCCAACACCAACTCGTGACACTGACAAACCATTCTTAATGCCAGTTGAAGATGTATTCACTATCACTGGACGTGGAACAGTTGCTACTGGACGTGTTGAAAGAGGACAATTAAAATTAAATGACGAATTAGAAATCGTTGGTATCCATGATACTCAAAAAACAGTTGCTACTGGTATCGAAATGTTCCGTAAATTATTAGATTACGCTGAATCAGGAGATAACGTAGGTGTATTATTAAGAGGTATCAATAGAGAAGAAATTCAACGTGGACAAGTATTAGCTAAACCAGGTTCAGTACATCCACACAAAAAATTTAAATCTCAAGTTTATATCTTATCTAAAGATGAAGGTGGACGTCATACTCCTTTCTTCGCTAACTATAGACCACAATTCTACTTCAGAACTACTGATGTAACTGGTGTTATCGAATTAGCAGAAGGTGTAGAAATGGTTATGCCTGGAGATAACGTTGAATTAACTGTTGAATTAATTGCTCCAATCGCAATCGAAAAAGGAACTAAGTTCTCAATTCGTGAAGGTGGTAGAACAGTTGGTTCAGGAAATATTTCTGAAATCATTGAATAA